A window of Flavobacterium flavigenum contains these coding sequences:
- the gldF gene encoding gliding motility-associated ABC transporter permease subunit GldF has translation MKSIILREIKSFFGSPIGYLVIAVFLISNGLFLWVFEGDYNILNTGYADLTPFFTLAPWILIFLIPAVTMRSFSDEKKQGTLELLLTKPLSIWEIVNGKFLGAAFLIILAIIPTFIYVKVISNLGFPEGNIDMGSTIGSYFGLLFLIAAYSAIGIFTSTLSENQIVAFIISVFLCFFFYYGFEGLASLIPGFSGFISVLGMQDHFKSMSRGVIDTRDVIYFLSITLLFLSFTVYQLKSFKA, from the coding sequence ATGAAATCAATCATTTTACGGGAAATAAAATCCTTTTTTGGTTCTCCAATAGGCTATTTGGTCATTGCTGTTTTCTTAATCAGCAACGGGCTGTTTTTATGGGTTTTTGAAGGAGATTATAATATTCTAAATACGGGTTATGCAGATTTGACTCCATTCTTCACTTTGGCACCATGGATTCTAATTTTCCTTATTCCGGCAGTAACAATGAGAAGTTTTTCTGATGAAAAAAAACAAGGAACACTGGAATTACTGCTGACTAAACCATTATCAATTTGGGAAATTGTAAACGGAAAATTTTTAGGTGCTGCATTTTTGATTATCCTGGCAATAATTCCAACATTTATATATGTAAAAGTGATTTCAAATCTGGGCTTCCCTGAAGGAAACATCGATATGGGAAGTACAATTGGTTCTTACTTCGGGTTATTATTTCTGATTGCAGCTTATTCAGCTATTGGAATTTTTACTTCAACACTTTCAGAAAATCAAATTGTGGCCTTTATCATTTCTGTTTTTTTATGTTTTTTCTTTTATTACGGCTTTGAGGGGCTGGCTTCTCTGATTCCTGGATTTTCTGGTTTTATTTCTGTTTTAGGAATGCAGGACCATTTTAAGAGTATGAGCAGGGGAGTAATTGATACCCGCGATGTAATTTACTTTTTAAGCATTACACTTCTGTTTTTGTCATTTACAGTTTATCAATTAAAATCTTTTAAAGCCTAA
- the htpG gene encoding molecular chaperone HtpG yields MTTGKINVSVENIFPLIKKFLYSDHEIFLRELVSNGTDATLKLKHLISIGEAKVEYGNPIIEVKVDKEGKKIHIIDQGLGMTADEVEKYINQVAFSGAEEFLDKYKDSAKDSGIIGHFGLGFYSAFMVAEKVEIITKSYKDEPAAHWTCDGSPEFTLEPADKTSRGTEIILHIAEDSLEFLEDSKISGLLNKYNKFMPIPIKFGTRTETLPKPEDAPEDYVNETVETDNIINNPNPAWTKQPSELSDEDYKNFYRELYPMQFEEPLFNIHLNVDYPFNLTGILYFPKLGSDMQIQKDKIQLYQNQVYVTDNVEGIVPEFLTMLKGVIDSPDIPLNVSRSGLQADGAVKKISNYITRKVADKLKALFNENRADFEQKWNDIKIVLEYGMLSEDKFYEKAGAFVLYPTVDDTYFTLEELKEKIKENQTDKDGKLVVLYAGNKDAQHSYIQTAKEKGYEVLLLDSPIISHLIQKIEGDNKDLTFVRVDSDHIDNLIKKDENTISKLSDEEKETLKTSLEAYIPKAYSVQLEAMDSQAAPFIITQPEFMRRMKEMSQSGGGGMFGMGNMPEMYNLVVNTNSDLASNILNTEDKSTQENLVKQALDLAKLSQNLLKGEELTAFVKRSFDLIK; encoded by the coding sequence ATGACAACAGGTAAAATTAATGTTTCCGTAGAAAACATCTTTCCCTTAATCAAAAAGTTCTTATATAGCGATCACGAAATCTTCTTACGTGAGCTGGTATCGAATGGTACAGATGCTACTTTAAAATTAAAACACCTGATTAGCATTGGGGAAGCAAAAGTAGAGTATGGAAATCCAATCATTGAAGTTAAAGTGGACAAAGAAGGTAAAAAAATCCACATTATCGATCAAGGTTTAGGAATGACTGCTGATGAAGTTGAAAAATACATTAATCAGGTAGCTTTTTCTGGTGCTGAGGAGTTTTTAGACAAATATAAAGACTCTGCGAAAGATTCCGGAATCATCGGACATTTTGGTCTTGGCTTCTACTCTGCTTTTATGGTGGCTGAAAAAGTTGAAATCATTACAAAATCGTATAAAGATGAACCAGCTGCACACTGGACTTGTGACGGAAGCCCTGAATTTACTTTAGAACCAGCTGACAAAACTTCACGTGGTACTGAAATTATTTTGCATATTGCAGAAGATTCTCTTGAGTTTTTAGAAGATTCTAAAATTAGTGGGTTATTGAATAAATATAATAAATTCATGCCTATTCCGATTAAATTTGGAACAAGAACAGAAACACTTCCAAAACCAGAAGATGCACCTGAAGATTACGTTAATGAAACAGTTGAAACTGACAACATCATTAATAATCCAAATCCTGCCTGGACAAAACAACCTTCTGAATTATCTGATGAAGATTACAAAAACTTCTACAGAGAATTATATCCAATGCAATTTGAAGAACCGTTATTTAACATTCACTTAAATGTAGATTATCCATTTAACTTAACAGGGATTTTATACTTTCCTAAATTAGGTTCTGATATGCAAATTCAGAAAGATAAAATTCAATTGTACCAAAATCAGGTTTACGTTACCGACAATGTTGAAGGAATTGTACCTGAATTTTTAACTATGTTAAAAGGAGTTATCGATTCTCCGGATATACCACTAAATGTTTCTCGCTCAGGATTACAAGCTGATGGTGCAGTAAAGAAAATTTCAAACTATATTACACGTAAAGTAGCTGATAAATTAAAAGCTTTATTTAATGAAAATCGTGCTGATTTTGAACAAAAATGGAACGATATCAAAATTGTTTTAGAGTATGGAATGCTATCCGAAGATAAATTCTATGAAAAAGCTGGTGCATTTGTATTGTACCCAACTGTAGATGACACCTATTTTACTCTTGAAGAATTAAAAGAGAAGATAAAAGAAAATCAAACAGATAAAGATGGTAAACTGGTAGTTCTATACGCAGGAAATAAAGATGCTCAGCACTCTTATATTCAAACAGCAAAAGAAAAGGGATATGAAGTACTACTTTTAGATTCTCCTATTATATCTCATTTAATTCAGAAAATAGAAGGTGACAACAAAGATCTGACTTTTGTTCGTGTAGATTCTGATCATATTGACAATCTAATTAAAAAGGATGAGAATACAATTTCTAAATTATCTGATGAAGAAAAAGAAACTTTGAAAACTTCATTAGAAGCTTACATTCCAAAAGCATACTCTGTTCAATTAGAAGCGATGGACAGTCAAGCTGCACCATTCATAATCACTCAGCCAGAATTTATGCGTAGAATGAAAGAAATGAGCCAGTCTGGTGGTGGTGGAATGTTTGGAATGGGCAATATGCCGGAAATGTATAATTTAGTAGTAAATACTAATTCTGATTTGGCTTCGAATATTTTAAACACCGAAGATAAATCAACACAGGAAAATTTGGTAAAACAAGCTTTAGATCTTGCCAAATTGTCTCAAAATTTATTAAAAGGAGAAGAACTTACAGCTTTTGTAAAGAGAAGTTTTGATTTGATTAAATAA
- the dnaN gene encoding DNA polymerase III subunit beta, whose protein sequence is MKFIVSSSYLLKQLQVLGSVINSNNTLPILDNFLFELNNDELTVSASDLETTMSATLSIDSKSKGSVAVPAKLLLEILKTFPEQPLAFTVEDNNTVEISSNSGKYALAYAAGEEFPKSVNLDDPSVTIVPADVLATAVSKTIFAAGNDDLRPVMSGVFFQFSPEGLTFVATDAHKLVKYARTDVKASQVADFIMPKKPLNILKSILGSSDAEVKIEYNDSNATFSFDNYILMCRLIDGKYPNYEAVIPKENPNRLMIDRSLFLSSVKRVAIFSNKTTHQIRLKIAGAELNVSAEDIDYSNKAEERLTCDYQGDDLQIGFNSRFLTEMLTNLQSDMIMLEMSLPNRAGILTPVDGLEEGETVTMLVMPVMLNS, encoded by the coding sequence ATGAAATTTATAGTATCGAGTTCTTACTTATTAAAACAATTACAAGTTTTAGGTAGTGTAATTAACAGTAACAATACGTTGCCTATTTTGGACAACTTCTTATTTGAACTTAATAATGATGAGTTGACAGTTTCTGCTTCAGATCTTGAAACTACAATGTCAGCAACATTATCAATCGATTCTAAGAGTAAGGGAAGTGTAGCTGTTCCGGCAAAACTTTTACTTGAAATTTTAAAAACATTTCCTGAGCAGCCTTTAGCCTTTACAGTTGAAGATAATAACACAGTGGAAATTAGTTCTAATTCAGGAAAGTATGCATTAGCGTATGCTGCCGGAGAAGAATTTCCTAAATCAGTAAATCTTGACGACCCATCTGTGACTATCGTTCCGGCAGATGTATTGGCTACTGCGGTAAGTAAAACTATTTTCGCAGCTGGTAATGATGATTTGCGCCCGGTAATGTCTGGAGTTTTCTTTCAGTTTTCACCGGAAGGATTAACTTTTGTAGCTACAGATGCTCATAAATTGGTGAAGTATGCACGTACGGATGTAAAAGCATCTCAGGTTGCAGATTTTATTATGCCTAAAAAACCTTTGAATATTTTAAAAAGTATTCTTGGAAGTTCTGATGCTGAAGTAAAAATTGAATACAACGATTCAAATGCAACTTTCTCATTTGATAATTATATTTTGATGTGCCGTTTAATTGATGGAAAATATCCAAATTACGAAGCAGTGATTCCAAAAGAAAATCCAAACAGATTAATGATTGACCGTTCTTTATTTTTGAGTTCTGTTAAGCGTGTCGCGATTTTCTCAAATAAAACTACGCATCAAATTCGTTTAAAAATCGCCGGAGCTGAATTAAATGTTTCTGCTGAAGATATTGATTATTCAAACAAAGCTGAGGAAAGATTAACTTGCGATTATCAGGGTGATGATCTTCAAATTGGTTTCAATTCACGTTTTTTAACAGAAATGCTGACTAACCTACAATCAGATATGATTATGTTAGAAATGTCATTGCCTAACAGAGCCGGAATCTTAACTCCAGTTGATGGTTTGGAAGAGGGAGAAACTGTTACAATGTTGGTAATGCCTGTAATGTTAAATAGTTAA
- a CDS encoding SAM hydrolase/SAM-dependent halogenase family protein, translating to MSIITLTTDYGLKDHFVGSLKGKILSEIPEAKIIDISHDIDPFNTAEASYIIGASYLSFPKGTVHLIGVDIELNKENQHIAMQWNDHYFICADNGILSMLTQKIVPQKIVEINIYDRFPADYTDLDVFIQVACHIAKGGLLNVIGKEITEIKEINELQAVVSNDGNSLKGYVIYIDHFGNVVTNISKKQFLEVAKGRPYEIVMNPKSIKTILPNYSAIATSDKYPIKTYEGEKLAIFNEAGFLEIAIFRSNPSKVGSANSLLGLNYRDVITLNFF from the coding sequence ATGTCAATAATTACCCTTACTACCGATTATGGCTTGAAAGACCACTTTGTTGGTTCGTTGAAGGGTAAAATTCTTTCTGAAATTCCGGAGGCAAAAATCATAGACATTTCACACGATATTGATCCATTCAACACTGCTGAAGCAAGTTACATTATTGGTGCGTCCTATCTGAGTTTTCCTAAAGGAACTGTTCATTTAATTGGCGTCGATATTGAATTAAATAAAGAGAATCAGCATATCGCCATGCAGTGGAATGATCACTACTTTATTTGTGCTGACAACGGGATTTTAAGTATGCTTACACAAAAGATTGTGCCGCAGAAAATTGTCGAAATTAATATCTATGATCGTTTTCCTGCCGATTATACTGACTTGGATGTTTTTATACAAGTAGCTTGTCATATTGCCAAAGGCGGTTTGTTAAATGTCATTGGAAAAGAAATCACAGAGATTAAAGAAATAAACGAATTGCAGGCAGTAGTTTCAAACGATGGCAATTCACTTAAAGGATATGTTATTTACATTGACCATTTTGGAAACGTAGTGACTAATATTTCTAAAAAGCAATTTTTGGAGGTTGCCAAAGGCCGTCCTTACGAAATTGTTATGAATCCTAAAAGTATCAAAACGATTTTGCCCAATTATTCTGCGATTGCCACTTCGGATAAGTATCCTATAAAAACATACGAAGGCGAAAAGCTGGCTATTTTTAATGAAGCCGGTTTCCTGGAAATAGCTATTTTTAGAAGCAATCCTTCAAAAGTTGGTTCTGCAAATAGTTTATTAGGACTGAATTACAGAGATGTAATTACTCTTAATTTTTTTTAA
- a CDS encoding lipocalin family protein, producing MKKFIFICMMSTILFACKSASSTNASTEATEISKKLDRPTQVAIKGNWVLTNVSYAGSDYIKVNSFDLADSKCFIGSTWNFISNNNKGTMTLNSPSCTAFTSPIVWSINNQGLFVLKIVDPGTKSKNVRTGYLLKVAGLTDNSFQLIDTINVGGQSKDVTYQFQRSN from the coding sequence ATGAAGAAATTTATTTTCATTTGCATGATGTCCACGATCTTATTTGCGTGTAAATCAGCTTCATCAACTAATGCTTCTACAGAAGCAACAGAAATTTCAAAGAAACTTGACAGACCAACTCAAGTTGCTATCAAAGGAAATTGGGTACTTACAAATGTTTCTTATGCGGGATCTGATTACATTAAGGTAAATTCTTTTGATCTTGCAGATTCTAAATGTTTCATCGGCAGTACCTGGAATTTTATTTCCAACAATAATAAAGGTACAATGACATTGAATTCTCCGAGTTGTACAGCATTTACTTCTCCAATTGTCTGGAGTATTAATAATCAGGGACTTTTTGTGTTGAAAATTGTTGATCCGGGAACAAAATCAAAAAATGTCAGAACAGGATACTTGCTAAAAGTGGCAGGATTAACTGATAATTCATTTCAGTTGATTGATACAATTAATGTTGGTGGACAATCTAAAGATGTCACTTACCAATTTCAAAGATCTAATTAA
- a CDS encoding GNAT family N-acetyltransferase, with protein sequence MEIKQINDIKRGYFEAIEDDKQAGKMTYTWAGDAKFIIDHTEVNEEFNGKGVGKKLVMAAVDYARNNGLKIIPLCPFAKSVFDKTEDIHDVLFR encoded by the coding sequence ATGGAAATCAAACAAATAAACGATATCAAAAGAGGCTATTTTGAAGCTATAGAAGACGACAAACAAGCTGGAAAAATGACTTATACCTGGGCCGGAGATGCAAAATTCATCATTGACCATACTGAAGTAAATGAAGAATTTAACGGAAAGGGGGTTGGTAAAAAACTAGTTATGGCGGCTGTAGATTATGCCAGAAATAATGGACTGAAAATTATTCCGCTTTGTCCTTTTGCAAAAAGTGTTTTTGACAAAACAGAAGATATTCATGATGTATTATTCCGTTAA
- a CDS encoding OsmC family protein: METLSAKIDTRLYRTEITSASGNIVIADEPQEVGGKNLGFSPSELLASALASCTLITLRMYINRKQWNVSEIDIKVDLEKDSEQNVSLFTRKIEITGEIDESQRQKLHIIADKCPIHKTLTNTIKIQTTII; the protein is encoded by the coding sequence ATGGAAACATTATCAGCAAAAATAGATACACGATTGTATCGCACAGAAATAACATCAGCCAGCGGGAATATTGTAATCGCAGACGAACCACAGGAAGTTGGAGGGAAAAATTTAGGTTTTAGTCCGTCTGAACTTTTGGCTTCTGCTTTAGCTTCCTGTACTTTAATTACCTTACGAATGTATATCAACAGAAAACAATGGAATGTTTCGGAAATTGATATCAAAGTAGATTTAGAAAAAGACAGCGAACAAAATGTTTCATTATTCACCCGGAAAATTGAAATAACAGGAGAGATTGATGAAAGCCAAAGACAAAAACTGCATATAATTGCCGATAAATGTCCAATTCATAAAACACTTACCAACACTATTAAAATACAAACAACTATAATTTAA
- a CDS encoding DsbA family oxidoreductase: MKIEIWSDIMCPFCYIGKRQLEKALAEFPNEEFEIEWKSFQLDSSITPQNGKDIYTFLAERKGISVEQSKEMHKAVVERAKNVGLDYHFEKVIVSNSLTAHRIIHLAKTRKLGDEMEEVFFKAYFTEGKDLNDASTLIELGIQAGLDEKEVRKVIENESVFLNDVQNDIAEAQQIGVQGVPFFVFDRKYAVSGAQPVEAFVQTINEVRN, from the coding sequence ATGAAAATAGAAATTTGGTCGGATATCATGTGTCCGTTTTGTTACATAGGAAAAAGACAATTAGAAAAGGCTTTAGCAGAATTTCCAAATGAGGAGTTTGAAATTGAATGGAAAAGTTTTCAACTCGATTCGTCAATAACTCCTCAGAATGGCAAAGATATTTATACTTTTTTAGCTGAACGTAAAGGTATTTCAGTTGAGCAGTCAAAAGAAATGCATAAAGCGGTTGTTGAACGTGCGAAAAATGTTGGTTTAGATTATCATTTTGAGAAAGTAATTGTTTCGAATTCACTAACAGCTCATCGGATTATACATTTAGCAAAGACCAGGAAACTCGGTGATGAAATGGAAGAGGTTTTCTTTAAAGCATATTTTACTGAAGGAAAAGATTTAAATGATGCTTCGACTTTAATAGAGTTAGGGATTCAGGCAGGTTTAGATGAAAAGGAAGTTCGGAAAGTAATAGAAAATGAGAGTGTGTTTTTGAATGATGTGCAAAATGATATTGCCGAAGCACAGCAAATTGGAGTACAGGGGGTACCTTTTTTTGTTTTCGATAGAAAATATGCTGTTTCAGGAGCGCAGCCTGTTGAAGCTTTTGTACAAACAATTAATGAAGTCAGGAATTAA
- the gldG gene encoding gliding motility-associated ABC transporter substrate-binding protein GldG has translation MKPSAQINIKTLWITIFVLVVLNVLGSLFFYRFDLTKDKRYTLSETSLKIVKQVENPMSIKIYMDGGDLPPDFRRLQQETKQLLEEFHAYNKNIVFEFVNPMENEEESIDLTESLFKKGLTPINLTVDDKGKQSQEMVFPWGIVVYNNKEVKIPLLKNRMGASTTQKVIGSIQHLEYSIADAINKITKDRQKKVAIIKGNGEINEIHIAKMLMQIRESYYIGPFTLDLVSKNPIKSLDALKKYDLAIIVKPTEAFSDEEKQVLDQFIMNGGKSLWLIDQVAADMDSLYNQAGATLAYPRDLNLNDMFFKYGFRINPDLVKDEQGSPIKLATGEQGSATQYQDFIWKFSPLVSPESKHPIVKNLGGIKFDFASPIDTLKNGIKKTVLLQSSPYSKKIGTPFEVNLGIVSEQTSPKDYLNKGNIPMSVLLEGSFHSVFENRVLAFKENSFLAKGKPTKMIVVSDGDLARNQLDKNRMPVELGYDQRSGNLYDNKDFVMNCINYLLDDTGLINIRSKDLDLPLLDKEKVYENYTQTQFITIGLPILVLLVFGLLFTYIRKRKYSK, from the coding sequence ATGAAACCATCTGCTCAAATAAATATCAAGACGTTATGGATCACAATTTTTGTTTTAGTTGTCCTGAATGTATTAGGCTCTTTGTTTTTTTATCGATTTGATTTAACAAAGGACAAAAGATATACTTTATCCGAAACTTCTTTAAAGATTGTAAAACAAGTTGAAAATCCAATGTCTATAAAAATTTATATGGACGGAGGAGATCTTCCACCTGATTTTAGACGTTTACAGCAAGAAACCAAACAGTTATTAGAAGAATTTCATGCCTACAATAAAAATATAGTTTTTGAATTTGTGAATCCGATGGAAAATGAAGAAGAAAGTATAGATTTAACAGAATCTCTCTTCAAAAAAGGATTAACTCCAATTAATTTGACTGTTGATGATAAAGGAAAACAGTCACAGGAAATGGTTTTTCCATGGGGTATTGTGGTTTATAATAATAAAGAAGTAAAGATTCCATTATTGAAAAACAGAATGGGGGCTTCAACTACACAAAAAGTAATCGGTTCCATTCAGCATCTGGAATATTCAATTGCAGATGCTATTAATAAAATAACCAAAGACAGGCAAAAGAAAGTAGCTATCATAAAAGGAAATGGGGAAATAAATGAGATTCATATCGCTAAAATGCTGATGCAGATTCGCGAAAGTTATTACATAGGGCCTTTTACCTTAGATTTAGTTTCCAAAAATCCAATAAAAAGTTTAGATGCGCTAAAGAAATATGATTTAGCAATTATCGTAAAACCTACTGAAGCTTTTTCTGATGAGGAAAAGCAGGTTTTAGATCAGTTTATCATGAATGGCGGAAAATCATTGTGGCTTATTGATCAGGTAGCTGCAGATATGGACAGCCTTTACAATCAGGCAGGGGCAACTCTGGCTTATCCAAGGGATTTGAATCTGAATGATATGTTCTTTAAATACGGATTCAGAATCAATCCTGATTTGGTAAAAGACGAACAGGGAAGTCCAATAAAATTAGCAACCGGAGAGCAAGGAAGTGCAACACAATACCAGGATTTTATTTGGAAATTTTCCCCGCTTGTTTCGCCTGAAAGCAAACATCCGATTGTGAAAAATTTAGGCGGAATCAAATTTGACTTTGCCAGTCCAATAGATACATTGAAAAACGGAATTAAGAAAACTGTTTTATTGCAGTCATCACCTTATTCCAAAAAAATAGGAACGCCGTTTGAAGTCAATTTAGGCATTGTTTCAGAGCAGACTTCTCCGAAGGACTATCTTAATAAAGGAAATATACCAATGTCGGTTTTACTAGAAGGAAGTTTTCATTCGGTTTTTGAAAATCGTGTTTTAGCTTTCAAAGAAAATTCATTTTTAGCAAAAGGAAAACCTACTAAAATGATTGTTGTTTCTGATGGTGATTTGGCTAGAAATCAATTGGATAAAAACAGAATGCCAGTGGAATTGGGTTACGACCAGCGTTCAGGAAATTTATACGACAATAAAGATTTTGTAATGAACTGTATCAATTATTTGCTGGATGATACAGGACTTATTAACATTAGAAGTAAGGATTTAGATTTGCCTTTATTGGATAAAGAGAAAGTTTATGAAAATTATACCCAGACGCAATTCATAACTATCGGACTTCCAATCTTAGTTTTGTTGGTTTTCGGTCTTCTGTTTACCTATATCCGAAAAAGAAAATACAGCAAATAG
- a CDS encoding OmpA family protein, with amino-acid sequence MKKITVLGLSSLLVLVSLFASCDSVKNANNTQKGAGIGAVAGGVIGAVLGNNLGKGGNAALGAAIGAAVGGGTGALIGNKMDKQAREIDQALPGADVERVGEGIHLTLNENAVRFDTNKSTLTSQAKANLDKLVPVFNEYGDTDIQIFGYTDNTGKPEYNLTLSGQRAASVKAYLVSKGLQSSRFKTSGLGIADPIASNETVEGRSQNRRVEFAITANDKMVNEAKAQAGK; translated from the coding sequence ATGAAAAAGATAACAGTTTTAGGATTGAGCAGCTTACTTGTATTAGTTAGTTTATTTGCAAGCTGCGATTCAGTTAAAAATGCTAATAATACTCAAAAGGGTGCCGGAATTGGTGCCGTTGCAGGAGGTGTAATTGGAGCTGTATTAGGTAATAATTTAGGTAAAGGCGGAAACGCTGCCCTGGGAGCTGCAATTGGAGCTGCTGTTGGTGGAGGTACAGGAGCACTTATTGGAAATAAAATGGACAAACAGGCTCGTGAAATTGATCAGGCTTTACCAGGTGCTGATGTTGAACGTGTAGGTGAAGGTATTCACTTAACGCTTAATGAAAATGCTGTTCGCTTTGATACCAATAAATCAACTTTGACTTCACAGGCAAAAGCAAACTTAGATAAATTAGTTCCGGTATTTAATGAGTATGGAGATACTGATATTCAAATTTTTGGATATACGGACAATACTGGTAAACCAGAATATAATTTAACTCTTTCAGGACAAAGAGCTGCATCTGTAAAAGCTTATTTAGTTTCAAAAGGATTACAGTCAAGCCGTTTTAAAACTTCAGGTTTAGGAATTGCTGATCCGATTGCATCTAATGAAACTGTTGAAGGAAGATCTCAAAACCGTCGTGTTGAGTTTGCAATTACTGCAAATGATAAAATGGTCAATGAAGCTAAAGCGCAGGCTGGAAAATAA
- a CDS encoding transposase, with amino-acid sequence MKCFIFLTNSKTLTTKDVAEIYKQRWEIEVFFKL; translated from the coding sequence GTGAAGTGTTTTATTTTTTTGACTAACAGTAAAACCTTAACAACAAAGGATGTGGCAGAAATTTATAAACAACGATGGGAAATAGAAGTGTTTTTTAAATTATAA
- a CDS encoding ABC transporter ATP-binding protein: protein MLDIQNISFSYTDKPVIKNVSFSINKGENIAIIGESGCGKSTLLKLIYGLYDLDEGKIFYEEKPVLGPKYNLIPGMPYMKYLAQDFDLSPYETVAENVGKFLSNGFANMKKLRVQELLEMVEMEQFSNVKAKFLSGGQQQRVALVRVLALEPEVILLDEPFSQIDAFRKNALRRNLFRYLKQKKITCIIATHDSTDALSFANEAIVMRNGEIITKGNPAEIYTNPSSKYVASLFGEVNEIPTHLLRLSEDETEKALVYPHQLIMVEHSDLEVKVRRTYFRGNHYLIETVYKRQLIFFENEFDLPLEITIFLGLNT, encoded by the coding sequence ATGCTTGACATTCAAAATATTTCATTTTCGTATACCGATAAACCCGTTATAAAAAACGTTTCTTTTAGCATAAATAAAGGAGAGAACATTGCTATTATTGGTGAAAGCGGCTGTGGAAAAAGTACGCTTTTAAAACTTATATATGGACTATATGATCTGGATGAAGGAAAAATTTTTTACGAAGAGAAACCAGTTTTAGGTCCAAAATATAACTTAATACCTGGAATGCCTTACATGAAATATCTGGCTCAGGATTTCGATTTATCGCCTTATGAAACAGTTGCTGAAAACGTAGGAAAGTTTCTTTCTAATGGTTTTGCCAATATGAAAAAGCTGCGTGTTCAGGAGCTTTTAGAAATGGTTGAGATGGAGCAGTTTTCAAATGTTAAAGCGAAATTTTTAAGTGGCGGACAGCAGCAAAGAGTAGCATTAGTTCGTGTTTTGGCATTAGAACCTGAAGTAATTTTGCTTGATGAACCTTTTAGCCAGATTGATGCTTTTAGAAAAAATGCCTTACGCCGAAATTTGTTCCGGTATTTAAAGCAGAAAAAAATTACCTGTATTATTGCGACACATGACAGTACTGATGCTTTATCATTTGCCAATGAAGCTATCGTTATGCGCAACGGTGAAATTATTACTAAAGGTAATCCGGCGGAAATTTATACAAATCCATCTTCGAAATATGTTGCATCTCTTTTTGGCGAAGTTAATGAAATCCCAACTCATTTATTGCGGCTTTCCGAAGATGAAACTGAAAAAGCATTAGTTTATCCGCATCAGTTAATCATGGTTGAGCATTCTGATTTGGAAGTTAAAGTGAGAAGAACGTATTTTAGAGGGAATCATTATTTGATTGAAACTGTTTACAAAAGACAATTGATATTTTTTGAGAACGAGTTTGATTTACCTCTTGAAATAACTATTTTCTTGGGGCTTAATACTTAA